In the genome of Calothrix sp. PCC 6303, the window CCAGTGATGTTCTAAAGGCTTTAAATGATACCTTCCAAATGAGTCATCAAAATGATAAATATTTTACTATTTGGTATGGTGTCTACAATCGCGTTACTCGACAACTAGTCTATTCTAGTGCTGGTCATCCACCAGCAATCTTAATTTCTGGTCAATCTAAAAATACTCATGAAGTTAAATTGTTACGCACACCAGGAATGCCAGTAGGGATGTTTCCTGAAGCTAAGTATGTAGATAATTTTTGTAATATTGAAAAATCTAGCCTATTTTATATTTTTAGTGATGGAGTATATGAAATTACTAAATCCGATGGAGAATTATGGGGTTTAGAATCGTTTATTCAAATGTTAACTCATTCACCCCATACTTCTAATCAACATCTGAGTCAACTAATTCAACACCTAAATTTTATTAATCCTCACGATAATTTTGATGATGATTTATCAATTGTAAAAATTAAATTTGATTAATCCTAGGTAGTTCAAATGAAGAAGGAAGAAGCGGGTTTTGAGATGGGGATACCCTGCGGGTAGACACGGAGTGGCTTCTGTAAGTAGCAAACTACTAGTCTGTCAAGATAAAAATGACGGTTGTGGAGAGGTAGCACTGCTACGTCTCTCTACAAGATTGTGGATGTCTACATAGGGCTTGCTGAATAACTATGAAACATTTATTTATCAACACTTTCAGGATTTTTTATCTGGGTAAAGTGCAAGGAAATAAGGGTTTGAGGTTTAAAAAACTTGCATTCAGATTTATTGGAGTACAAAAAAATGGAAAAAATAAGGGTAAAACTGTTCCCTGTTGCCTGTTCCCCGTTCCCTACCCCCACTAAAAGACTTTTTCAGCAGACCCTACATAACCAATTCATCTAGAATTACCAGGTACAACAATAACCATTGCGTTTCCGGAACGTTTTATCTAATTTCACCAAAAATTTAAATATAGAACATGAAACTTTTTACTATATTGTGAAGCAATCACTAAGTTCTCCCTCATCAAATTACAGTTGTGAACTTTGATCAGACAAACTATACAGCAATTAAGCACCAGAGGTTTTCTTCGGTGTATTTTATCTTGTTTACACGAAAAAAGGAAAAGCAACCGTGAAGATTATATGAAAATTGCTAGGGTTGGTTGGCAATAATTACGTAAATTTACTAATGTGTATAAATCGGTCATTTTTATTTGCGCTCCTGGTTAGGAGTCATACCCTAACATGAAACTTTATCAATTCTTGATCACGGCTTTCTCAACATTCACAGTTGCAGCAGTCGCCGAAGTTACTCTCTCCACACCAATACGAGCGATAACTTTCTCTGGTGCTTCCAGTGGAGTATGGGGAAAACCCGATCCAGGTAGCACCAATAATATGCCAAGATATACAGGTGTTGGCACCGACTCTTTTACTTGGGGAGACCCTGATGATTCCAGATTTGGGACTCCAGCAAATAGCTTCAAGTTTGCGGGAAATAGCTTTACTACTAATGTAGATTCGTTATTCAAAATTGGTGATTTAACTTACTTTAATGGAAGTGTACTTTTCGGCACTAGTGTGGATAAAGTTTCTTTAAGTCTAAATGTGGGTTTGAATAGTCCCAATAAAGAAAATGAAATATTTGATTTTGATTTTAACTTGAGGAATACACCGAATACTTCTGAAAATGAGATTGAGAATGCAGATTTTGCGTACATCACACCTAAACTAGACAATCGGACTTTTGCTTTCAACGGTAAAAAATATACCTTAGAATTAACAGGTTTTAGCCAAGATGGTGGCAAAACAAATTTAAAAGAGTTTCGGGTATTGGAGGGGGCAACTACAACCGCAGCTATTTATGGTAAGATTTCCGCCCTTTCTCCAGTAAAACCACCTGCGCGAGTTCCAGAATCTGGAGTTGTTGGAGGTTTATCCTGTTTAGGAATCTATATGTTGACTCGTAGAAAAAAATTTGGTCAATAATGAGTGTACTGGGAGCGCAGCGCTCCCATTTTTTTATGAGATAGTAAGGGCAATCTTTCTTTAGGGTAGGCTTGGAAAAAGAATTTCAGACCCTACCCTACAGTAAATTTAACTTAACCTAATACGTCCATTTACTCCACCACCGATGCTGATGCAGTTTCTCCTGATGAGTTAGTGCCAGGTAATTCCAAACAGTATCCGGCACCATACACGGTTTTGATATAGCGAGGATGGCGGGGATCAGGTTCGAGTTTTGTCCGTAGGTGGCGAATATGAACACGAATTGTTTCGATATCGTCGTCAGGATCATATCCCCAGACTTCTCGCAAAATTTCGCTTGGGGAGACAGTTTGTCCGTGACGTTGCAGTAAGCAATGTAATAATTCAAACTCTAAATGGGTTAATTTTACGGTTTCATTAAACCAGATTGCTTCAAACCTTTCAGGAACAAGGGTGAGAGAGCCATAGTTAAGAATCTCACTGTGTTTGGCAGCTTGGGGAATGCGGTCGGTTCTTCGTAGCAAAGCACGCACCCGTGCCAACATTTCCTCTACTTCAAAGGGTTTGGTGAGATAGTCGTCAGCTCCGGCATTAAAACCTTCAACTTTATCTTGGGTTTGGCTCAAAGCAGTCAACATCAGCACTGGAATTTCTGCTGTGCGGTCATCCCGGCGCAAGCGTTGGCAAACGGTAAATCCGTCAACTCTGGGCAGCATTAAATCGAGCATGACTAAATCGGGTTGCAGCTGGAGCGCCAGCGCCTGACCTTTGATGCCGTCTTCCGCCTGACTAACGTCGTAGCCAGCCATTTCGAGATTGACGGCAACTAGTTCCGAAATAGCGGGGTCATCGTCTATGACAAGAATCCTCGGCATTATGTATTGTTATTACTACTTTTTAACGATAAATAAGAATCTTTGAGGAGTACAAAGATTACTTTCCTGATTATAAAAAAGTTTTTAAATCTAACATAAATATTAAGATGAATTAATTGTAAATATTAATGGAAAATATAAGAATTTCCAGAGTTCATGTGCTATCCATCATACATTCCGCCAAAATTTTTACAGAATGGTCTAGTGATGACGCTGTTTGCAGCGGCTTGGGCAAGCCGAAATTGGGAGAAAACGGTTTTTGAACCAGAGCCTTTGTATCAGCAACAAATCTTTACAGGAGCAAAGTCAATACCGTTATTTGGACTGGTGGCAATTCCGGAAAATCCACGAGGGACAATTGTGGGAACTTATGGAATTACGGGTGATTTGGATGATCAATGGTTATTGAGGATTTTGGGGCGTAAAGCTTATGCCGAAGGGTATGCGGTGGTTTTATTTGATTGGCGCGCCCATGGGAAATCGGTAGAGCTTTCGCCGGCGTTGACATCAGATGGTTTGTACGAGGGGGAAGATTTCGTTAGGATTGCGGCACAGGCGCGTCAATTAGGGTGTCCAGGAAAATTTTGGTTTGCGGGGTTCTCTTTGGGGGGACAGTTGGCGTTGTGGGCTGTCAAGGCGGGGATGGAGTTAATACAGAGTGAGGAGAATTTGGGGCTAAAGGATGAAGATATTGGGGGTGGGGTAGTAATTTGTCCAAGTGTGGACTCAAATCGCTCGTTAAAGTATTTAGTTCAACAGCCAATTGGGAAGTATTTGGAAAAAGCGATCGCATTCCGGCTGAAAAAGCTAGCTTGGCGTATCCACGATGCTCATCCTGGCACCATAGAAGCTGCTGCAATTGAGCGGGCTAATGGTATTTGGGGATTTGATCATGAGTTGGTGATTCCCCGCTTAGGTTTCCCCTCTGTGGAAAGTTATTACGATGCGACGAGTCCTTTACATTTTCTGCCGCATCTAAATAAACCCACTTTGATTATTTACGCTGAAGATGACCCATTTTTTGACCCGGCAATTATTCCAGAGTTAAAACAGCTTTGTGTCAACAACCCCAAGGTAGATTTATTCTTAACTCCCCATGGTGGGCATGTTGTTTATTTTAATAGTAAGGAAGGTCAACTTCTGGCAAAAGATCCAGACCCTTGGTGGGCTTGGAATCGAGTGCTGGAATGGGTGGGAAATAATTAACTTCTAGGGAAGGCAACTTGCTGCAAAATCTGCATGGGGCGATATTGTTTGAGTAATTCTAGTTGTTGGAGGTTGCCGACGAGTAGATTACCAGCAAATCCCAGAGAATTGATAGAAATACCCTTGTATTCTTCATGCGATCGCGTGACAATCAAAATCCACTCACGGGTAGCTAGTAAATTGTAAGGGGAGGGTTTTGAGTTATGGTTTAGCACTCGCAGTAAATTTTGATAAATTTCCCAAGTTGCTTTTCCTGCTTCCGTAGGAGAGCTAAGGGTATCATGGTTTAGTTTGGCAAAAGCATGTATAAATGGGAACTTTTCTACTGTTCCCACACCATCTTGAAAATTGGCAGATGCTAGCAATGGTTCAATGGGAACTTTGATATTATTCTCGTTGATGGAAAAAGGAACTATCTGTAAATGTTTGTGTTTTTGACTAGCACCAGCAATTTGACCACTATTGTAGAACGCTAAACCATCAAAATCAGCCAAACAAGCGTGCATGGCGATAAAATCATCCGCAGTTAATAAGGATTCTTGTGATTCAAAATCACGGGTAATAATTAGTAAGTGATGTTCAACAACATTAAATTTGTTCAAAATACAGACGTGAGTATCGGAAACATCCGCAACCCATAAGTTTTGTTCGTATGGTAAAAACGGATTAAAGTCTGGAGGGGTTTTTTGCTTTGCTTGATTTTTACGAGTTAAGTTAGATAAGATTCTGACAACAAAATTAACCCCTTCATCCTCCATAATTTCACAATCGGTAGGAATTGAAAGTAAAGCACCAGATATCAGCGCTTGTTCAGTTGTGGTGATGACACGATTCCAGAGGGTGCCTGGTTGGAGTTTTATTTGTGAGGGCATGAACTAATTGAGGAATGCAGAACTCAGAATCCAGAATACACCTAGATAGGGGAATATTTATAGGATTTAGCTGCGTAGCAACTTATTAGTATTTTATGTCAATGCGTAAGTCATATACATATATATGATAAATTTGCTATAAAATAATCCCCCCAAATCCGAATTTAGAAGGAATTGGGGGGATTAAAGATAGAGAAAAATGGATGAGATATGCCTGTCTAGTTATCATTTTTTACCACCAATTAATTGCTAGTTATTGACGAATCGTGGTAAATATTTCTATTACACTTCCAAGGTGAAAGCTGATTTTAGCTGGCATGTGCCCAATCACTAAGTGTTTCTTGCTGTTGCTTGGTTTGGCGCTGTTTGATGGGAACTCTGGGGGAACCGATATCAATAGAGTTGGCAGACTGCTGTCGTTTTTTGGCGGACTTTGTTTCTTGGTTGGAACTAACTACTGTGTTTTTCATATAACCTCTCAGGTACTTTTAGATATATCGAATGATAGTGTGTTTAATTCAAAGTGTCAGTATTGATCTTCACTTTTTCGTGAAGCTTTTACAGATAGGAATAAAGAATAGGTGTATCTTGAATATAAATACGGATGACAACTGGAATATTATGCAATTTCTGAGGATTTTTATCTTCTGTCTTCCGATTTCTTAATTCAGTAATTCTCCCCTTACTCCGGACGTAAATCGTTGGATATTTCTACTATTCCCCTAGAAGCATCAAGTTTGACACGTTGCCCATCCTGAAGTACCCATGTAGCATTACTTACATCTACAATCATGGGAATTTTATATTCACGAGCCAGGATACATGATTGTGAAAGCCTGCCGCCAGTTTCGGCGATGACTCCTTGAGCGCGAATCAGTAAATCTGTCCAGCCTGAATCGGTATAAGGGATAACTAAAATTGTATCTGGTTCAATTTCTGGGAGTTCTTGGAGATTTCGTAGCACCTTAATTCGCCCTTCAGCTTGCCCTGGACTTGCGGTGGTACCCTGCATAACTTGGTCGGGTTCTAGGGCTGGCATTAAGGCGGGTATGATGGGTGGTGCATCACCATACACCAAAAGTGGGGCTGTATTCAAATTGCGATCGCGTGCTAAAAGCGATCGCCTCTGCCAGACAATTACCTGTAAACGGCTAATGGTGATGTTGTCGGGTGTGGTGATGAGTTTTTCAATTTCAGTAAATTCGAGGAAAAATATATCTCCAGCCTGTTGCAAAATCCCAGAATCTAGCCATTGTTTTTCTAAAGCCAGAAAGCACCAACGTAATTCGGCTTGAAGTTGCAGGTAGGTTTCTGTCACCAGCCCATTTAAATCTACCCGATTTTGTACCCAACCTCGGCGTGGACTTCGTTTTGGAGTAGATGGTTCACTTCCCAACATCAACTGCACAAACATTTCTCTAGCTGCTTCGGGTTTTTCCTGCCATGTGGGGGTAGCAATATCGCTGTTTTCACTTAAATAGCCGTAGCGTCTGGTAATTTGTGTTAGTTCTGAGAGGATTCTTTGCCCTTCTTCGGAAACATTGAGATCCTCAAATAAATTGTCTGGGTCAAAAACAGGTAGAATTTTCTTGGCTTCTGTCGCTAATTCCTGTAGTGCTGTCATGGCAACAATTTCCGGTGCCAATCTATTATTAATCTCGGAGTCTTTGACTTTAAATATTTTTTGTCTAAATGCTGCACTTAATGGGGCTAAAACACTGTAATAGGTGGCACGACTGAGTAAATCTAGGGTGTATTCTATCCGCACCAATAATCCAGGGGGATCTAAATCTTCAGCACTTTCTTGTGCCAATTGTGACAAACCAATAATAAAGCGCCGACGACGTTCACGTCGAAAGTCTTGTCTTAAAGATAATTCTCTACCAATTAGGCGAAGGAAACCGGGTAAATTACTAGCTATGGTATCAACTATAGGTATATTTATCTTACTGTTGGTAGTCAAAAACTCCAAGCTTTCTAATGGTAAACCGATGCGGTGAAA includes:
- a CDS encoding ATP adenylyltransferase family protein, which encodes MPSQIKLQPGTLWNRVITTTEQALISGALLSIPTDCEIMEDEGVNFVVRILSNLTRKNQAKQKTPPDFNPFLPYEQNLWVADVSDTHVCILNKFNVVEHHLLIITRDFESQESLLTADDFIAMHACLADFDGLAFYNSGQIAGASQKHKHLQIVPFSINENNIKVPIEPLLASANFQDGVGTVEKFPFIHAFAKLNHDTLSSPTEAGKATWEIYQNLLRVLNHNSKPSPYNLLATREWILIVTRSHEEYKGISINSLGFAGNLLVGNLQQLELLKQYRPMQILQQVAFPRS
- a CDS encoding YheT family hydrolase; its protein translation is MCYPSYIPPKFLQNGLVMTLFAAAWASRNWEKTVFEPEPLYQQQIFTGAKSIPLFGLVAIPENPRGTIVGTYGITGDLDDQWLLRILGRKAYAEGYAVVLFDWRAHGKSVELSPALTSDGLYEGEDFVRIAAQARQLGCPGKFWFAGFSLGGQLALWAVKAGMELIQSEENLGLKDEDIGGGVVICPSVDSNRSLKYLVQQPIGKYLEKAIAFRLKKLAWRIHDAHPGTIEAAAIERANGIWGFDHELVIPRLGFPSVESYYDATSPLHFLPHLNKPTLIIYAEDDPFFDPAIIPELKQLCVNNPKVDLFLTPHGGHVVYFNSKEGQLLAKDPDPWWAWNRVLEWVGNN
- a CDS encoding response regulator transcription factor, whose translation is MPRILVIDDDPAISELVAVNLEMAGYDVSQAEDGIKGQALALQLQPDLVMLDLMLPRVDGFTVCQRLRRDDRTAEIPVLMLTALSQTQDKVEGFNAGADDYLTKPFEVEEMLARVRALLRRTDRIPQAAKHSEILNYGSLTLVPERFEAIWFNETVKLTHLEFELLHCLLQRHGQTVSPSEILREVWGYDPDDDIETIRVHIRHLRTKLEPDPRHPRYIKTVYGAGYCLELPGTNSSGETASASVVE
- a CDS encoding choice-of-anchor K domain-containing protein; translated protein: MKLYQFLITAFSTFTVAAVAEVTLSTPIRAITFSGASSGVWGKPDPGSTNNMPRYTGVGTDSFTWGDPDDSRFGTPANSFKFAGNSFTTNVDSLFKIGDLTYFNGSVLFGTSVDKVSLSLNVGLNSPNKENEIFDFDFNLRNTPNTSENEIENADFAYITPKLDNRTFAFNGKKYTLELTGFSQDGGKTNLKEFRVLEGATTTAAIYGKISALSPVKPPARVPESGVVGGLSCLGIYMLTRRKKFGQ